A stretch of the Musa acuminata AAA Group cultivar baxijiao chromosome BXJ2-7, Cavendish_Baxijiao_AAA, whole genome shotgun sequence genome encodes the following:
- the LOC135582020 gene encoding probable LRR receptor-like serine/threonine-protein kinase At2g24230 — protein MGTGVFAFSLIISLLLRCLASQHPNNTDAFVVSDFFRKMKVAPSSAEGSSSRVCSWRGVSCDGQERVVSLVASGFGFSGPIPESTIGKLSELRVLDLSHNNITGLSLDFAEPGSSLRSLNLSWNKITGPLPSNLGNFKLMESLDLSHNWFTREIPSQVGSLSSLVVLNLSRNLLEASIPVAILGCTSLVAIDLSHNRLSGSLPGGFGVAFKNLSTLDLSENEISGKMPDLSGLDSITYLNLSGNLLQELALGVFRDPLQVMDLSRNQFHGLISQVHHSSVSSWSSLVYLDMSMNELTGYFFPGLEDLSSLRHLNLAFNKFSSQEFHLLEMPSSLEYLNLSKANLTGQIPPRISRLLNMKVLDLSRNHITGNIPELSTKNLQGIDLSVNNLTGEIPKSLQQKLPVMENFNFSFNNLTYCGMKFSPETLESSFIGSQSDCPIAVNPDGIGSVDNKHKDLKLGLALALSLFFLLAGLISLALALRKRTPSWTVKQPSYREEQNISGPFYFQTDSTTWVADVKLATSVPVVIFEKPLLNFTFADLLSATSDFDKGTLLAEGRYGPVYRGFLPGGIHVAMKVLVHGSMVTDQEAAKELERLGQIKHPNLVSLTGYCLAGDQRIAIYDYMENGNLQNLLHDLPLGLQSTEDWTSDTWEQDNAGIQSITTEGMTTWRFRHKIAIGAARALAFLHHGCFPPIVHRDVKASSIYIDSAMESRLADFGLSSIVGNIMEGDMSRGSPGYTPPEFSELENTLATTKTDVYGFGVVLFELITGKKPIGDEYSEDKEITLVHWARDLVRRNEYSRLIDPKIRETGPEKQMEEALRIAYLCTADLPPKRPSMHQIVGLLKDIEPVTIMH, from the coding sequence ATGGGCACCGGCGTCTTTGCCTTCTCCTTGATCATTTCTCTGCTGCTGAGGTGCTTGGCCTCGCAGCATCCGAACAACACGGATGCCTTCGTCGTCTCTGATTTCTTCCGGAAGATGAAGGTGGCGCCTTCCTCTGCCGAAGGCAGTTCTTCCCGAGTCTGTTCATGGCGAGGCGTCTCCTGCGACGGCCAGGAGAGGGTCGTCAGCTTGGTGGCTTCCGGCTTCGGCTTCTCCGGTCCTATCCCTGAATCCACCATCGGTAAGCTCAGCGAGCTCCGGGTCTTGGATCTCAGCCACAACAACATCACCGGGCTGTCTTTGGACTTCGCGGAACCGGGTAGCTCGCTCAGGAGCCTCAACCTCTCCTGGAACAAGATCACGGGGCCGCTTCCGAGCAACCTCGGCAACTTCAAGCTCATGGAAAGCCTCGACCTCTCGCACAACTGGTTCACCCGCGAGATCCCGTCGCAGGTGGGCTCGCTGTCGAGCTTGGTGGTCCTCAATCTCAGCAGAAACTTATTGGAGGCGAGCATTCCCGTTGCGATTCTTGGATGCACCTCTCTGGTCGCGATCGATCTTTCTCACAATCGATTAAGCGGGAGTTTGCCTGGTGGATTTGGTGTTGCCTTCAAGAACCTAAGCACTCTGGATCTTTCCGAAAACGAGATCAGTGGGAAGATGCCGGATTTATCCGGGTTGGATTCGATCACCTATCTCAATCTTTCGGGCAATCTTTTGCAAGAACTGGCCCTCGGGGTGTTCCGGGATCCACTGCAGGTGATGGACCTGAGCCGCAACCAGTTTCATGGCCTCATCTCTCAAGTACATCACAGCTCCGTCTCCAGTTGGTCTTCTCTGGTTTATCTTGACATGTCGATGAACGAACTCACCGGGTACTTCTTCCCTGGTCTGGAGGACTTGAGTTCACTAAGGCATCTTAATCTCGCATTTAACAAGTTCTCTAGCCAGGAGTTTCATCTCCTAGAAATGCCATCTTCCCTGGAGTACCTGAACTTGTCGAAAGCCAATCTCACCGGCCAAATTCCGCCTCGGATCTCTCGGTTGCTTAACATGAAGGTATTGGACCTTTCCCGGAATCATATTACCGGCAACATACCTGAGCTAAGCACCAAGAACCTGCAAGGGATAGATCTTTCGGTGAACAATCTCACAGGCGAAATCCCAAAGTCCTTGCAGCAGAAGCTACCCGTGATGGAAAATTTCAACTTCTCCTTCAACAACCTTACTTATTGTGGTATGAAATTTTCACCTGAAACACTGGAATCATCATTCATCGGGTCACAGAGTGACTGCCCCATTGCAGTTAACCCGGATGGTATTGGATCTGTGGATAACAAACACAAGGATCTCAAGTTAGGATTGGCTTTGGCTTTGTCACTGTTCTTTTTGTTAGCAGGGTTGATCAGCCTCGCCCTGGCTCTTCGAAAGAGGACGCCATCGTGGACAGTCAAGCAACCGTCATACCGGGAGGAACAGAACATTTCTGGCCCCTTCTACTTTCAGACGGATTCGACAACTTGGGTTGCCGACGTCAAGCTTGCTACCTCTGTCCCTGTTGTCATCTTCGAGAAGCCGTTACTGAACTTTACCTTTGCTGACCTCTTGAGTGCGACATCCGATTTCGACAAAGGAACCTTGTTGGCTGAAGGAAGGTATGGACCTGTCTACCGAGGATTTCTACCTGGAGGCATTCATGTAGCCATGAAGGTTTTGGTTCATGGATCAATGGTGACAGATCAGGAAGCTGCGAAAGAGCTCGAGCGACTTGGTCAGATCAAACACCCCAATTTAGTGTCCTTAACCGGTTACTGTTTGGCTGGGGATCAAAGGATTGCTATATATGATTACATGGAGAACGGAAACCTACAGAATCTACTCCATGATTTACCACTGGGCCTGCAATCGACCGAAGATTGGACCAGTGATACATGGGAACAAGATAATGCTGGCATACAGAGTATTACCACTGAAGGAATGACAACTTGGAGATTCAGACACAAAATTGCAATAGGCGCTGCAAGGGCATTGGCATTTCTTCACCATGGATGTTTCCCTCCAATAGTTCACAGAGATGTGAAGGCAAGTAGCATTTATATTGATTCGGCGATGGAGTCTAGGTTAGCTGACTTTGGATTATCAAGTATAGTGGGGAATATCATGGAGGGTGATATGTCGCGAGGATCACCGGGTTACACTCCTCCGGAATTCTCTGAGTTAGAAAACACATTGGCAACTACAAAAACCGATGTTTATGGATTTGGGGTTGTGCTGTTCGAGCTTATTACAGGGAAGAAACCGATTGGAGATGAatactccgaagacaaggagattaCTTTGGTCCATTGGGCAAGGGATCTGGTGAGGAGAAATGAGTACTCGAGATTGATTGATCCAAAGATTCGTGAAACAGGACCAGAGAAACaaatggaggaagcactaagaatTGCTTATCTATGTACAGCCGACTTGCCACCGAAGAGGCCATCCATGCACCAGATTGTTGGTCTCCTCAAGGATATCGAACCTGTCACTATTATGCATTGA